A single Plasmodium malariae genome assembly, chromosome: 6 DNA region contains:
- the CEP120 gene encoding centrosomal protein CEP120, putative — MNSESISTRLRKCKSITEQKEDTHTKVCNDEGKETHNTIFSNDEKEIGKLGVIETDEDTGADNYDDSFSINETDNYAANEEACYDANEEACYDANEEACYATNEVECYATNEVECYAANKSAYYGVHQPNNRTDPRTEREIDGNQFKERGFYKKRKGEMQNMDHGQNSNYTINNETINTSRLCELKEIYQLGEQRKKILNNFNELYYTKGQSITNALIEIFELNINDEIILYILQKVLHVHGLCVPCYKFGSNRNSCNLKINCKWCHHYTHLNEHSPLHPLKMLHFKNKCKVCNHFIEGRFCFLLNECQFCHSIDHLPKNLKKHYFDILNSLYKKRKYAHVITKDLLDHLGSEKDEVSNLGDVTKDLMILFDRDEKNKGTYNNIVNYNNGHDDYNNDHNIGGDDCNAERVSDSDNYSYDPNNGSAYYNGKHNIDINDYSNDRTNCNNRSDRGTDSVIVNLLNRNNMYSNTKKSYDTCNECSEGGRKPCSNHFLYQKDCHSNCNNCHNEIHKNKNSNLYILTYHHDNNMCIVCPSINEAKCSCDHTSIYCHHTDHISYKIKVKNVLHDWTFSLRNEFCVTREQRKSIPENDLTEKERGTVHEHRVRELKEYVHDEENELGNFTHSRHMEVRRKRPLYDSTHNEREHNKSHKKRRNNNTTTTTANTTNTTTDATTANTTANTTNTTTDATTANTTTTTTTNNNNNKQYDGDLRSQDVDPIMEKSNVYMENDSGSDKDYVLYVRDKTYDEDERAEKSIKKEKYKKEQPYNFGHPTNEGIYYSSKHRSSTYNKGGNYSENRRKYDDKSIYNLQKRKINYMEKQVERGGIHAEGLYNNFPHIAKNYSLYSATRWERSEYKKGTQERRVHERSKHKDKHKHIDKHTHKHGVKDEVKDKHTDEYKYKRIHTRNVPHGSTINCEDAKWKGKNSHTNYSKVNENFIEHDESLKNDSCVRVQERNTPNEERDKHDKVNSKEKEYSNQYNNNDSRTCLTNEERNMFSKNTYEGKCTGETLTECVNHEKTIQDYLST, encoded by the coding sequence ATGAATAGCGAAAGCATTTCCACACGACTTCGTAAATGCAAAAGTATCACTGAACAAAAGGAGGACACACACACGAAAGTATGTAATGATGAAGGGAAGGAAACACACAAtacaatattttcaaatgatgaaaaagaaattggCAAATTGGGTGTTATAGAAACGGACGAAGATACGGGTGCTGATAATTATGATGATAGCTTTTCCATAAATGAAACAGACAATTATGCCGCTAACGAAGAGGCGTGCTATGATGCTAACGAAGAGGCGTGCTATGATGCTAACGAAGAGGCGTGCTATGCTACTAACGAAGTGGAGTGCTATGCTACTAACGAAGTGGAGTGCTATGCCGCTAACAAATCCGCCTATTATGGAGTGCATCAACCGAATAACAGAACTGACCCACGAACAGAACGAGAAATAGATGGGAATCAGTTTAAAGAAAGaggtttttataaaaaaaggaaagggGAAATGCAAAATATGGACCATGGTCAGAATAGCAATTATACAATTAATAACGAAACTATTAATACATCCAGATTATGTGAACTGAAAGAAATATATCAATTAGGAGAACAACGAAAAAAGATACTGAACAATTTTAATGAGTTATATTACACAAAGGGACAAAGTATAACAAACGcattaatagaaatatttgaattaaatattaatgatgaaattattttatatatattacaaaaagtGTTACATGTACATGGGTTATGTGTACCATGTTATAAATTTGGTAGTAATAGAAATTCTTGTAATCTTAAAATCAACTGTAAGTGGTGTCATCATTATACTCATCTTAATGAACACTCACCATTACATCCTTTAAAGATGTTacactttaaaaataaatgtaaagtTTGTAATCATTTTATAGAAGGTAGATTTTGCTTCTTACTAAATGAATGCCAATTTTGTCATTCCATTGATCATCTAccgaaaaatttaaaaaaacattatttcgatatattaaatagtttgtataaaaaaagaaaatatgcGCATGTGATTACAAAGGACCTGCTTGATCACTTGGGGAGTGAAAAAGATGAAGTCAGCAACTTAGGCGATGTAACCAAAGACCTAATGATTTTATTCGACAgggatgaaaaaaataaaggcaCTTATAACAACattgttaattataataatggacATGATGACTACAATAATGATCATAATATTGGGGGTGATGATTGTAATGCTGAGCGTGTTAGTGATAGTGATAACTACAGTTATGATCCTAATAATGGAAGTGCTTACTACAATGGTAAACATAATATTGATATTAATGACTACTCTAATGACCGCACTAACTGCAATAACCGCAGTGATCGCGGTACAGATTCTGTTATAGTCAATTTATTAAACAGAAACAATATGTAtagtaatacaaaaaaatcaTATGATACGTGTAACGAGTGCAGTGAAGGAGGTAGGAAGCCATGTTCGAATCATTTTCTTTATCAAAAGGATTGTCATTCTAACTGTAATAATTGTCATAatgaaatacataaaaacaaaaattctaatttatatatcttaacATACCATcatgataataatatgtgCATTGTTTGTCCATCAATAAATGAAGCCAAATGCTCATGTGATCATACCAGTATTTACTGTCATCACACAGATCATATATCCTACAAGATTAAGGTTAAAAACGTTTTACACGATTGGACATTTTCTCTGCGTAATGAATTTTGCGTTACTCGTGAGCAGAGGAAAAGTATTCCGGAGAATGATCTAACTGAAAAGGAACGCGGCACTGTACATGAACATAGAGTTAGAGAGTTAAAGGAATATGTCCATGATGAGGAAAACGAATTAGGGAACTTCACCCACAGCAGGCACATGGAAGTAAGGAGGAAGAGACCATTGTATGATTCTACTCACAACGAAAGAGAACATAATAAATCCcataaaaaaaggaggaataataataccactactactactgcgAATACTACTAACACTACTACTGATGCTACTACTGCTAATACTACTGCGAATACTACTAACACTACTACTGATGCTACTACTGCtaatactactactactactactaccaataataataataacaaacaGTATGATGGTGATTTAAGAAGCCAAGATGTAGATCCAATTATGGAAAAGAGCAACGTTTACATGGAAAACGACAGTGGTAGTGATAAAGATTATGTATTGTATGTACGTGATAAGACATATGATGAAGATGAACGAGCggaaaaaagtataaaaaaggaaaaatataagaaagaaCAGCCTTATAATTTTGGGCATCCCACAAATGAAGGGATATATTACAGCAGTAAACACAGATCCAGTACGTACAATAAAGGAGGGAATTACAGTGAGAACAGAAGAAAATATGATGATAAGAGCATATACAATTTacagaaaaggaaaataaattatatggaaAAACAGGTAGAAAGAGGAGGAATACATGCGGAAGGTCTTTATAACAATTTTCCACATATAGCCAAAAATTATTCCTTGTACAGCGCAACACGGTGGGAAAGAAGCGAGTATAAGAAGGGCACACAGGAGAGACGTGTTCACGAGAGGAGCAAACATAAggataaacataaacatatagaCAAACATACGCATAAACATGGGGTCAAGGATGAGGTTAAAGATAAACATACagatgaatataaatataagcgGATACATACAAGAAACGTACCCCATGGAAGTACCATAAACTGCGAAGATGCGAAatggaaaggaaaaaacagcCACACAAATTATAGTAAAGTTAATGAAAATTTCATTGAACATGATGAATCTTTAAAGAATGACTCGTGTGTAAGAGTGCAAGAGAGAAACACACCTAACGAAGAAAGGGATAAACATGATAAAGTAAATAGTAAGGAAAAGGAGTATAGCAACCAGTACAACAACAACGACAGTAGGACTTGTTTAACGAACGAGGAAAGGAACATGTTTAGTAAGAATACATATGAGGGAAAATGTACAGGGGAAACTTTAACTGAGTGTGTAAATCATGAAAAAACCATACAGGATTACTTGAGTACTTAG
- the BCKDHB gene encoding 2-oxoisovalerate dehydrogenase subunit beta, mitochondrial, putative gives MRIQQDVINFLKVGINKNGNILGGTKKAMHCGTKTNTIRSFSSTHNLEKKKMNMFTAINSAMHNVFEKDPQSILLGEDVAFGGVFRCSLDLRNKYGDKRVFNTPLCEQGIIGFAIGLAENGFTTIAEIQFGDYIFPAFDQIVNDVAKYRYRSGNSFDVGKLTIRCTWGAVGHGGLYHSQSPEAFFAHASGIKIIVPSDAYKAKGLLLSAIKDPNPCLFFEPKILYRSSVCNVPVEAYELELGKADVVKQGKDITIVTWGSLVHKMKIAADTLLKKHQIDCEIIDLQTIIPWDIDTVQKSVEKTGRLLITHEAQVTNGFGAEIAAKIQERCFYNLHSPIKRVCGYDTPFPHVYEPFYIPDEHKVVFEVKNMMNV, from the coding sequence ATGAGAATACAACAAGATgtgattaattttttaaaagttggaataaacaaaaatgggAATATTCTTGGTGGGACAAAAAAGGCCATGCACTGTGGCACAAAAACTAATACCATTCGATCATTTTCTTCTACACacaatttagaaaaaaaaaaaatgaacatgtTTACAGCAATTAATTCAGCTATGCACAATGTGTTTGAAAAAGACCCTCAGTCAATACTACTAGGTGAAGATGTAGCATTTGGGGGTGTTTTTAGGTGTTCTTTAGATTTAAGAAATAAGTATGGTGACAAAAGAGTTTTTAATACTCCTCTGTGTGAACAAGGAATAATTGGTTTTGCAATTGGGTTAGCAGAAAATGGATTTACAACAATTGCAGAAATTCAATTTGGagattatatttttcctgcTTTTGATCAAATAGTAAATGATGTAGCTAAATATAGATACAGATCAGGTAACAGTTTTGATGTTGGTAAGTTAACTATACGATGTACATGGGGTGCAGTAGGGCATGGGGGTCTTTATCATTCACAGAGTCCAGAAGCATTTTTTGCTCATGCTTCtggaattaaaattattgttcCTAGTGATGCATATAAAGCTAAAGGGTTATTACTATCTGCTATTAAAGATCCTAATccttgtttattttttgaacCAAAAATTCTCTACAGGTCATCAGTTTGTAATGTACCAGTGGAGGCATATGAATTAGAGTTAGGCAAAGCTGATGTGGTAAAACAAGGTAAAGATATAACAATTGTTACATGGGGTTCATTAGTgcataaaatgaaaattgcAGCTGATACtttgttaaaaaaacatCAAATAGATTGTGAAATAATTGATTTACAAACAATTATTCCATGGGATATTGATACTGTTCAAAAATCCGTTGAAAAAACAGGTAGACTTTTAATTACACATGAAGCTCAAGTAACCAACGGATTTGGAGCAGAAATTGCTGCCAAAATTCAAGAAagatgtttttataatttacattcTCCTATTAAAAGAGTGTGTGGTTATGATACTCCTTTCCCGCATGTTTATGAACCCTTTTACATTCCAGACGAGCATAAAGTTGTTTTTGAGGtgaaaaatatgatgaaCGTATAA
- the PmUG01_06020600 gene encoding conserved Plasmodium protein, unknown function has protein sequence MIDIFDLLKMDEKKKDFYNFVDNMHKKNEEMHKILDIKEKIKKEEHKKIEESERLIKNNGIYIDTVDDVQKDKEFSYLNLKKEISMQKRKLQNVSTLLSDLPDSIQGKEQKYEEFKKKSRREINEIMESLESSVYAGSIYEMWDKIKVCQKSTDELNSAIKDTYSELSSLNKEYNDCKDKFQNLLELEKNKNKKLKKISVTLQFIQNLKKGVNEKTNDGDLKKKLEEINDLYK, from the exons ATGATTGACATTTTTGACCTTTTGAAAATGGACGAGAAGAAAAAGGATTTTTACAACTTCGTTGATAATatgcacaaaaaaaatgaggaaaTGCACAAGATATTggatataaaagaaaaaataaaaaaagaagagcacaaaaaaattgaagagtCTGAGAgacttataaaaaataatggtaTTTATATAGACACTGTTGACGATGTacaaaaagataaagaatTCAGTTACCTAAATTTAAAGAAGGAAATATCTAtgcaaaaaaggaaattacaAAATGTGAGCACTCTGTTGAGTGATCTACCTGATTCTATTCAGGggaaagaacaaaaatatgaagaattcAA aaaaaaatcaaGAAGAGAAATAAACGAAATAATGGAGTCGTTAGAATCCTCTGTTTACGCAGGAAGTATTTATGAAATGTgggataaaataaaagtttgtCAAAAAAGCACAGATGAATTAAACAGTGCAATAAAAGACACATACAGTGAATTATCATCATTAAATAAAGAGTATAATGACTGCAAAGATAAATTTcaa AATCTACTCGAATtggaaaagaacaaaaataaaaaattaaaaaagatatcTGTGACGCTACAG tttattcaaaatttaaaaaaaggcgTGAACGAAAAAACAAACGATGGggatttaaagaaaaaattagaagaaaTAAACGATTTATATAAGTAG
- the PmUG01_06020400 gene encoding conserved Plasmodium protein, unknown function — MNLFFRKVYPFGFSFCFSFCFSFCFLFFLFLKKCTLCEKLDLVNKFSFNDVKRAKNDLVLGSRALYPLIHDLEADDESISTAGNTYDELSFPNPFDHPEECVLSLGISHSWLCDPSHLLSLEDQLNIEAILLKIRDMNFHKCSDNGTYYYQVSVAIVPQIFVGKNSSYEKSANHFSQNLLRKWGIGNKECHDGILLVYIKQLGSFIVAKREGVEDKFVNEKEIRKQFMRTYFATGSIGNAIIESLKYINKQLPSKPQELTNTAKMFLLLILLYVVSILIIYIVTVVYGKSK; from the exons ATGAACCTGTTCTTTAGAAAAGTTTACCCTTTTGGTTTTAGTTTTTGTTTCAGTTTTTGTTTcagtttttgttttttgtttttcttatttttaaaaaaatgtacactATGTGAAAAATTAGATTTAGTAAATAAATTCTCCTTCAATGATGTTAAGAGGGCAAAAAATGATTT GGTCTTGGGCTCAAGGGCATTATACCCGCTGATACATGACCTCGAAGCAGATGATGA GAGCATCTCAACTGCGGGAAACACGTATGACGAATTGTCCTTCCCTAACCCTTTTGATCATCCGGAAGAATGTGTATTATCCTTGGG AATAAGCCATTCATGGCTGTGTGATCCTTCTCATCTGTTAAGTTTAGAAGATCAATTGAACATTGAAGCAATTCTGCTCAAAATACGGGATATGAATTTTCATAAATGCTCAGATAACGGAACTTATTATTACCAA GTATCCGTGGCCATAGTGCCTCAAATTTTTGTAGGTAAAAACAGCTCCTATGAAAAGTCGGCTAACCATTTTTCTCAAAATTTACTGAGAAAATGGGGAATAGGAAATAAAGAATGTCATGATGGAATTTTATTagtttatataaaacaattagGAAGTTTTATTGTAGCTAAAAGAGAAGGTGTTGAAGATAAAtttgtaaatgaaaaagaaataagaaaGCAATTTATGAGAACTTATTTTGCTACAGGGTCTATCGGAAATGCCATAATTGAgtctttaaaatatattaacaagcAGTTGCCCTCAAAACCGCAag aaTTAACTAACACagcaaaaatgtttttattgttaattcTTCTCTACGTTGTGTCCATTCTTATCATATACATAGTAACTGTTGTGTATGGTAAAAGTAAATGA
- the PmUG01_06020500 gene encoding ATP-dependent helicase, putative translates to MKPSFCSILNNVGRKLKIHITLYLLLFCIHLHLHKTDKTVIVKFINKNLFIHPNSRYSSTFKKNFIFKRLKDDGKIKMHEKGNPPGSTEAPGAALNVPLRVRSRAALCASRSNCTTNSSSTSSSTDLKAVAKAYLSPDGEGEAEKEEYSEEDGKDDALTDMNNSPGGGKGEDKFSEVAEINKNIVQFLENKGIKYMTKIQAQSFKPIYEGRDIIGRSETGSGKTLAFALPLVEKLYKLKGGNNGMAELHGRYKDSYRVEQSNENGSGSGNKNYSANEKYSANEKYSANEKYSANENYSASENKNPYILVLEPTRELSKQVENTFKEISQFYNFNIMSIYGGENYTYQENKLRRGVEILTGTPGRIIDHIERKNLSLENIKYLVLDEADEMLNLGFTHDIERILSTINLKSAQVLLYSATTPSWIKDVSSKYLKNPFFIDVVDSSNKTSKNIKHIAIKTPYDIKEKALLLEDIILVKSNGGQVIIFTRTKLEADILCSEGSFKSLSFAVLHGNIAQTTREHTMQRFRQGMFQILIATDIASRGLDISNVDLVIQCFPPNYSAIYIHRAGRTGRANKKGISVVLYSNEDKQDLLKIEKSCGINFIVEQLPKNEDVFLSASTIASKKIENVNTDVLPFFHQTAHELIHRCNSLHIDQIELIARCLAIISKKEHIKKRSLINGLSETVTLTFVNKNRKWKNEDDIIYWINKISNELNVNTFNKILQVKIDNKDRSSSYFDLNENLAELFLQNFKNMSKLEHRKMFDLAITQNLPEHVNVTSDFTPSTRYQHRRRNYSYRRRSSYY, encoded by the coding sequence atgAAACCTTCATTTTGTAGTATTCTGAATAATGTTGgtagaaaattaaaaattcatatcACTCTTTATTTGTTGTTGTTTTGTATACACTTACATTTGCACAAGACAGATAAAACAGTGATAGTTAAGTTTATTAAcaagaatttatttatacatccAAATAGCAGATATTCCTCCacttttaagaaaaattttatttttaaaaggcTGAAGGATGatggtaaaataaaaatgcatgAAAAGGGAAACCCTCCTGGAAGTACTGAGGCCCCAGGTGCGGCTCTAAATGTTCCCCTAAGAGTTAGGTCAAGGGCTGCATTATGTGCTTCTCGAAGTAACTGCACAACTAATTCATCAAGTACGTCCTCTAGCACGGATTTAAAGGCTGTTGCCAAGGCGTATCTTAGCCCGGATGGGGAGGGGGAAGCGGAAAAAGAGGAATATTCAGAGGAGGATGGTAAGGACGACGCCCTTACTGATATGAATAATAGCCCGGGTGGAGGGAAGGGAGAAGATAAATTTTCCGAAGTAGcagaaataaacaaaaacatTGTACAGTTTTTAGAAAACaaaggaataaaatatatgacgAAAATTCAAGCGCAGAGTTTTAAGCCCATATATGAGGGAAGGGACATAATTGGAAGATCCGAAACAGGATCAGGAAAAACGCTAGCCTTTGCCTTACCATTAGTTGaaaagttatataaattGAAAGGAGGGAATAATGGAATGGCTGAACTGCATGGCCGGTATAAGGACTCATATAGAGTAGAGCAATCAAATGAGAACGGGAGCGGGAGCGGGAACAAGAACTACAGTGCGAATGAAAAGTACAGTGCGAATGAAAAGTACAGTGCGAATGAAAAGTACAGTGCGAATGAGAACTATAGTGCGAGTGAGAATAAGAACCCATATATACTGGTTCTAGAACCCACCAGAGAGTTGTCAAAACAAGTTGAAAATACGTTTAAGGAGATTTCCcagttttataattttaatattatgtcCATATATGGTGGTGAAAATTATACGTAtcaagaaaataaattaagaagAGGAGTAGAAATATTGACGGGTACTCCTGGACGTATTATTGATCAtatagaaagaaaaaatttatctttagaaaatataaaatatcttGTACTAGATGAAGCAGATGAGATGTTGAACTTAGGTTTTACACATGACATAGAAAGAATATTAAGtacaataaatttaaaaagtgcTCAAGTATTACTATACTCAGCAACAACACCTTCATGGATTAAAGATGtttcttcaaaatatttgaaGAACCCATTTTTTATAGATGTAGTGGATTCATCAAATAAGACatctaaaaatattaaacacATTGCTATAAAAACACCATatgatataaaagaaaaagcattATTACTAGAAGATATTATACTTGTTAAATCTAATGGAGGACAAGTCATCATATTCACCAGGACTAAGTTAGAAGCAGACATCTTATGTTCAGAAGGATCATTTAAATCTCTATCCTTTGCCGTTTTACATGGAAATATAGCTCAGACAACAAGAGAACATACTATGCAAAGATTTAGACAAGGTATGtttcaaattttaattgCTACTGATATTGCATCAAGGGGGTTAGATATAAGTAACGTCGATTTAGTTATTCAATGTTTTCCACCAAATTATTctgctatatatatacatagagCTGGAAGAACTGGAAgagcaaataaaaaaggtatatCTGTTGTTTTATATTCAAATGAAGATAAACaagatttattaaaaattgagAAAAGTTGTggtattaattttatagtaGAACAACTTCCAAAGAACGAGGATGTTTTCCTTTCTGCATCAACTATAgcatcaaaaaaaattgaaaatgtaAACACAGATGTATTACCATTTTTTCATCAAACAGCTCATGAATTAATACATAGATGTAATTCTTTACATATAGATCAAATAGAATTAATAGCTAGATGTCTAGccattatttcaaaaaaagaacatataaaaaaaagatcatTAATAAATGGATTATCTGAAACAGTTACATTAACATTTgtcaataaaaatagaaaatggaaaaatgaaGACGATATTATCTATtggataaataaaatttctaatGAACTAAATgttaatacatttaataaaattttacaagTTAAGATTGACAATAAAGATAGATCTTCATCCTATTTTGATCTCAATGAAAATTTAGCAGAATTAtttcttcaaaattttaaaaatatgtccAAATTGGAGCATCGAAAAATGTTCGATTTGGCCATTACGCAAAATTTACCTGAACATGTTAATGTAACTTCTGATTTTACACCCTCCACCAGATATCAGCACAGGAGAAGAAACTACTCCTATAGAAGGAGGTCCTCCTACTACTGA